The stretch of DNA TAAGGAAGACAAGCAAGCAGCCTCTTCAAAcggctttttgtgtgttgcattttgcataatgAACCCGACAGACAGCGGCAGACAAACGAAGTTAAACACAAAACTTAAAGGCTTTTCCATCAGAGCTTCCCAAGCGCAAAAGTTAAAGTTAACTttgcagggagcagcagcagaatctgGCTGGGGTTGGGATGTTTATCAAGGGGGTTGGGCCTGTGGGTGGAGCAGCCTAATTACGCTCGAATGGTTGCCCATCGAAAGTGACATTTGGCGTGGCAGGCAGCGCACAATAAAATTTGCCAGCTAAGTTATGGCCCAAGGAAGCAAACCCGGTGGAAAGTGAAGTCGAAAGTAATTTGGAATTTAATTGCGTGTAATTTAGAATGGCGAAATGTTTGGCGTGCGTTTAATTAactgaaaaataaaacgaaacgaagacACTGAAAATGCTTAACATTAAATGCcaactaattaaatttcgGGAAATTCCATGACAGTCCGCGGCAGTTGGCAGTCGCCAGTCGCCAGCTGAGCGAACTTCCGAATTTATTGTGGCATTTAATGGGCAGCCCATGTGGTTATGCCTCGTAAAACCCTTTCCACCAGAACCCTTCTGAAATTCTGATTGTTCGACTGCTGTCCGTTCAGCCAAATGAAGGCAATAAAGTGTCCGGCAAAACTGCAGCTCGCGTGCAGAAAAGTGATTCATGTAAGCTGATAAAATGTTAATCATATTTCACGTATTAACACGTAATTATTAATGCCTGATAAATGTCGTCAGTTGGTTGAATGTGAAAAAGTCGCAATTAATGAACAATATTTTCCCCCTGtccttttttctttaatttcagCAGCGGAAAGGTGAGCCTTTGCGGCATGGAATTTCCACGTTTTCCACGGCattcatttcttttatttatgcagcaaCTTTAAGCAACTTTTACAGGGTACTAACCCATCAAACCCCGCTGCGAGATACTCGgcaattccattttatttgcttcacTTTTGTTATTACTTTCATTACTATTATtatctgcctgtctgtctgtctgtctgtctcttctcTTATTGGTTTTGTTCCCGTTTGTTAATTATGCACAACAATCACGAATCTGGGTTAATTAACCAACCAGCCTCGGGTTGCTGGCCTTCAGCATTCAACAATGCAGTCAGAGTGCAGTGCGTGTCATTGCGGAATTTAAATGCTGCACAAACGGAGCTGCAAAAGTGTCTGCCCCTGTATCCTGCCACTGGTTCAACGCTCGCATAAATTATTCCAACATATGTCTGACATCTGGCGTTATTTTTGTGCTTCCTCCGCTGCGcgtagttttcttttttctttttgtattttttcttctcttttgtgATTTTACGCAACTGTCAAGTGCCGGCTGTGTGTAGGTCGCAATTTACGAGCCGCGGCCTGGCTGCAACAGCTTTCGTCTAATTGTCATTGGCATTATGCCAGTGCCGGCGGGGGCCACATTTAGTATGAGGCGGGGCGACGCAACTTCCAGCTGCAAACTTAAAGTGGCAAAAAGATTAGAGGCTTAAATGCCATGCGAAATGTTGGaaaaaatcaagcaaacaGCACGGAAGAGTCTCGATGCTGTGTATGGGTAGAACGTCTCCTTTTGATTATACATTTTCATGGAAAAGTGTCTAAAATTCTACACTCTTTAAGTTCTGGCAGATCTGTGCGTAAATTGTTTctattcaaataaatcaagTTACCAAAGCCTCAGAGGAAAAACTCAGCTcaagcaaacatttctttatGCCAACGAGTCGCCTTTTCATTTGTGTACTTTTAGCTCACAAttgtcaaacatttttcaaccaGTTGTGGCAGAAATTATAACCAATTCTCAGTCCAAAAATTACTACAaagaaaattcataaaaagcaaagcgaaacaTGGAGGCAGCTGGCGATCAGCGGCTGGCAGAGCACTGCCCTGTGGCAGATGAGACAATTGCAAGTGGAATGAAGCCAACTGCAGGAGAAGAGCAACCCAAGGCAGCAGAGAACATCGGACCGTTGCCCCGTcaacgcagcagcaaaaaactgGAGCCCTACAAGTGCTGTTTGTGTGCCAAATACCTGCGTTGCGGCGTCATTACCATCTGTGGGCACTTCTACTGCTGGAGCTGCCTGTGGCCGCAGCTGCATGATGCAGAGTCTCCcaaatgctgccactgcttgaGGCCACTGATCCTGCACGAGGACATCGTTCCGCTGCACTGCGATGGGCCCAAtgatggggcaggcagcagtctgCTGGCCCAGCCGGGCAACGTGCCACGTCCCACGGGTTTCCACTTCAAATATGCGAATGCTTCCAATTGGTTTACCTTCTGCGAACCGAGCGATAGTGCTAATATCCCTAGTCGCAGTTTTTGCCGTGTGTTGGGCACTCTGCGCAATGAACATCCGCGAACTGTGAGGGTGTTGGGCATCCTCAAGTGCATCCAATGGCTGTGCGTTGGTGTCCTGTGCCTCCTTTGGCTCCTTTAATTAGCGAGAAATAATCAAAGATGTGACAACAGTTTTTGCACCTGACAATTCGCTGTTGaagacaaaataaattaaccgAAAAAGCCAACAGAAAAACTCAGAGTTTACTTGGAAATTATTCGCTGTATTTAGTTTCCTGGAAGAGCAGGCCAAACTTGGCGCAAACACCAAAATATTTGATCAACTGCTGGGCCAAGTTGAAGTTTGTTGCCTGCAACAGGAGGAGCCAAGTCCAGGGCCCGGGCACGGGCCAGCTGAAACAATACATTCCAGCGGCAGTTGGCCAAAACTTGGACCcaaagaaagcagcagcaacccaaaaGGTCGAAAACTTGGCCCTCAATCGGGGAACTTCATTCACGTTGAAGCTCCGAGCACCTCAGGGAACCGCAGAGAACttcagagcagcagaagctcagAAGTTCAGAGCCTTCTTAGACCTTGAGGCAATAACTGGAAGAGCGCAAAGCAGGTAGAACCCAAGGACGCTGCTCTGTGATCGGCCGGattgggtttgtttttggaatttgcattgatttttcgGCTCTGCTCACTTTTGGCTGCACTCAGGGGCAATTGGTGGACTCGGCATACATCGAAATGTAtcataaataaagaaaatgtgGCAAGAAAAGTCCTcaagcgacagcagcagtcagGAAAAGATTGCAGGATGCCTTCCATAATTCCCCCCTGATTATTGCTGCTTAAATGTCATTCTCCACGCATGTGAAAATCCATTCTTTTGGCACATGACATCGTCCGCTGCAGTGGGACATTTGAAATGTCATTAAAGTGCGGAGAAACTTAATCCCCGATGCACGCAGGCAGACACGAGCGAAGTCTACatcctggctgcctggctggctggctctgctcGTTCGCTgagtaaatgaaatgaattctGTTTGTCTTGTTGCTGTTATGACGCTGACTCTTCGGCTGCTAGTtgcaggcagcggcaaagtGTGGTCCG from Drosophila subobscura isolate 14011-0131.10 chromosome O, UCBerk_Dsub_1.0, whole genome shotgun sequence encodes:
- the LOC117899002 gene encoding E3 ubiquitin-protein ligase RNF5, producing MKPTAGEEQPKAAENIGPLPRQRSSKKLEPYKCCLCAKYLRCGVITICGHFYCWSCLWPQLHDAESPKCCHCLRPLILHEDIVPLHCDGPNDGAGSSLLAQPGNVPRPTGFHFKYANASNWFTFCEPSDSANIPSRSFCRVLGTLRNEHPRTVRVLGILKCIQWLCVGVLCLLWLL